AGAGCTTAACGGTGACAAGGCAATCGAAAATGCCCTTGAATGGTTGCGGTGCCAATGTTGCTGTGAGCGCGCCCTGTTTTATCAATTCAAGGGGCCGGTATTGCTAACGTGTATCACGTCGAACGTAGACAGTATCTGGCGCGACCTCTACCGTCATGCACGATTGTCAGTTGATGATCCGGTTGTTCGCGGTTTGCGAGAGTCACCAGGGTTTTTAGAGTGGGACTTGGCCTTTGGCATGCACCCTCCGACGCATGCATTCAAAGAACTAATTGAAGACTATATGCTGATGCCAGGCGCTTCATATGCCTATTCCAATGAAGCTCATGCCAGTCAGGGCGTCATTACAGTTTGTTCACTCAATGCCATGAGCCGTCCCCTCACCGACAACGACCGGTATTTACTAAGCAGTCTCGTGCCTATTCTGCACATGGCCGGAAGAGGCCGGAAATTTCATACCAAAGCGCTAACCGAAAAAGAGCTTGAAGTGCTCAAGTGGGCGCGGGCAGGCAAAACAGCGTGGGAAATCGGGGTCATCCGAGAGATTTCCGAAGCTACAGTGAAGTACCACTTCAAAAGTATTTATTCCAAATTGGGCGTTTCAAATCGGGCGCAAGCGGTGGGGGAGGCGCTGTATCAAGGCATTCTCAAATGATTGGTTTCGGGGGCTGGCGCAGCAGCAACCCCTGGCATCAACAGGTCGATGTGGTAACCACGACGCCCATCACCCACAGCAACATGCATTCCCTCTATGCCTTCATTGAGTTGCGAGTTAATCCGGTAGTCGATGGTAGCAGCAATACTGGCGTTGACCCCGAACGCACATTCAGTCAGATGCAGGCCGCGTGGACCCGTGGCCTCGTTTAATAGCGTGCAGTAATCGCGACCAGCTACTGTGAATGATTGAACTAAATTGTCCTCTATGATTGCAGTGGCGTGGTGAAGTGCAACAAGATTTGAAAGTGCAGTCAGGGAGGTAATCAGCTGGGCTGGAATCGATGAGTCGTGGTAACCCCGCGCCAACAAAATACCGGCGACTCGGAACGTACCGTTCAGGTTAAAAGGTCGGGGCGCGTCAGGGTCCATATGGGTGTAATGAACTTCGAGGAGTTCCGCCAGCGGGAAGATGAAGCTGTCGTGTGCGGCCTGAACATCCTCTTCAATCATCGCGTAAGGTGCGACGTCTTTGGCAATGACTAGATAGCCGAGCGTGTTCGGCCCGGTAAGGATCAGCGGTTCGTTTTTATCGAGTAACAATAGCAGTTGTTCTTGCTGACGCATGGCCAGCTGGTAATCGGTGACGCACATTTGTTCGAGGGTATAAATCACGCTTTTAAGCGTGGGATCGAAAGCGTGAGCTTGAGTGTAAATGGCCCGTCCTGAATTCCCGGCCGCCGCGCATTTTAACAATGATTCGGTGCCTGCTCTGCTAAGCGTAATACACACACTGTTTATGGGCATTTTCTCCAATTCGCTTATCAATCGGGCATTAATACGATGTCGTTGTGCATGGGTAATCAATTCAATGGAATCGGTGAGCAACGTGATGTCGGTAGAATTAAAGAATTGTTCAAACTGTTCGGTTAGCTTCATGGTTAACTCCATCGCATTAAGAAAACTTGCCGCAGCAACAAGCTCCGGCAAGTTCTAACTTACTTTCGGTTGTTACCACTTGGTCAGTGGGTAGAAACCGAACGAATTTTGCTGCGATGGTTTAAACCGATTGAGGGTGGAATTATTCATGATGTCGTTCTCCATAATGATCAGGCGATAGGCCTGACGAGAGAAACGGTATGACGAATTTCTGTGGAATAAAACTACCCTGACAGGTAGGTGATAACCGCGGCAGGAAGGTATTAACTATTGCCTGAGGCCGTTCAATGCGATGGTCTGTGCGCCCGAGTGGGAAGTAGATGTCCAAAGCCCTAAGAGCTGGGTCTTAGGGCCTTTTATAATCAGTTCGCGGGTACCAAACTATTTGACTTAACGGGTGTGGTAAGTCGGCAGATCGAAACGGTGTTGGCTTTGCAGCATCGAAATCGCGGGAAGTTCGCTGGCTTGCGCGGCCAAGTCACGACGAATCGCACTGATCACCCAATCCAATTGAACGGGGGTGTGCAGTTGGGCATAGGTCACCGAGCGGCGAATTTGTTTACCTTCAGTGTTGCGTAGGGTGAGTAAGACGCCCCCGTCAGGGCGTAATTGAGTAGTCACCTCGAATTCAGAAAATACGGATGCAAATTTTTCTTGGATAAAAGTCATGTCTTGGCTCCGTTGCTCAATGGGTAACAAGCTTGGGAGAGCCGTTGCAGTGTCTGTGCCAGCATTCTGATATCTAACATAGCTATATAAATCAAACACTTAAAAAAATCTATGATTGTGAGTTTCGTGCAAATTGCATGAGTGGCCATCGGGCATCCTGCATTTTGCGGATAATACGCCGGGTTTTATCGTGTTGCTGAAGCCTGCTGGGCAAAATCAAATTGAGGCGATGCAACATTCAGAGAAAGGATGACTCAACATTATGTGACGTTTATTAAGTAGAGCGTTGATCCTATTGAGACTCTCTATCGCCTGTATACGTTGACCCTTAGCCAGCAGCTCAGGAGACTGCAGGTATCCGATCTCTACCACAGGCTTTTTATAGCGTGTATTCAAGGAGTAGCACCGTGACTGACGATTTCAAACCTACTGCTCAGCAAATGACCGATGATGAAGCCTTAGAA
The nucleotide sequence above comes from Pseudomonas sp. AB6. Encoded proteins:
- a CDS encoding helix-turn-helix transcriptional regulator, translating into MESLDSLNNDLNQLIQQMIISITELNGDKAIENALEWLRCQCCCERALFYQFKGPVLLTCITSNVDSIWRDLYRHARLSVDDPVVRGLRESPGFLEWDLAFGMHPPTHAFKELIEDYMLMPGASYAYSNEAHASQGVITVCSLNAMSRPLTDNDRYLLSSLVPILHMAGRGRKFHTKALTEKELEVLKWARAGKTAWEIGVIREISEATVKYHFKSIYSKLGVSNRAQAVGEALYQGILK
- a CDS encoding DUF3509 domain-containing protein, whose protein sequence is MTFIQEKFASVFSEFEVTTQLRPDGGVLLTLRNTEGKQIRRSVTYAQLHTPVQLDWVISAIRRDLAAQASELPAISMLQSQHRFDLPTYHTR